In one window of Mytilus trossulus isolate FHL-02 chromosome 7, PNRI_Mtr1.1.1.hap1, whole genome shotgun sequence DNA:
- the LOC134724528 gene encoding josephin-1-like, with amino-acid sequence MQTPDDMEPPKVDLYHEKQVKELCALHALNNLFQDKKAFSKKDLDEICLNLSPECFINPHRSLLGFGNYDVNVLMAAVQTKDCETIWFDKRKDIRCLSPHNIFGFILNTPSDYKWGFFHLPFKRKHWISFRKIGDAYYNLDSKLESPELIGDDNLLLDYLQSELHEGDKELLLVVSQDIANSGLWKHVYNNIENGQLNSVNNTEANDNGVSNGKENSTSKPVLQSIDDL; translated from the exons ATGCAGACGCCGGATGATATGGAACCACCGAAAGTTGATCTTTATCACGAAAAACAAGTTAAAGAACTATGTGCTCTGCACGCATTGAACAATTTGTTTCAAGACAAAAAAGCATTCAGCAAAAAAGATTTGGATGAAAtttgtttaaa CTTGTCTCCAGAATGTTTCATAAATCCCCACAGAAGTTTACTTGGCTTTGGAAACTATGATGTCAATGTATTAATGGCAGCAGTCCAGACAAAAGATTGTGAAACCATTTGGTTTGATAAACGAAA ggACATCAGGTGCCTTTCTCCACATAACATATTTGGGTTCATTCTGAACACACCTTCGGACTATAAATGGGGATTTTTTCATCTACCTTTCAAGAGAAAACATTGGATATCATTCAGAAAAATAGGAGATGCATATTACAATTTAGACTCAAAATTAGAGTCGCCAGAACTTATCGGTGATGATAATTTATTACTTGACTATTTACAGTCTGAACTACATGAGGGTGATAAGGAGTTGTTACTTGTTGTAAGTCAAGACATAGCAAACTCAGGGTTGTGGAAGCATGTATATAACAATATAGAAAATGGGCAGCTTAATTCTGTGAACAATACCGAGGCAAATGACAATGGAGTTTCTAACGGAAAAGAAAATTCAACCTCAAAACCAGTTCTGCAGAGCATAGATGATTTATGA
- the LOC134724527 gene encoding PDZ and LIM domain protein 1-like isoform X3: MSIVEFRPAETLTIRLSRRDSGVSWGFRLQGGTDFNIPLSVQSVNPNSVADRAGLQAGDGILFINNANTDQLSHEQAKMEMIRSGNEIYMTVVRGAVEVWKPKVTALSDLRPQELRQIKTATGDTITAVQKTDLTRDGPLESLKIGSSHNRSAKPFGQSSQYEPPRPEYQQQQQQQYRPPPQQQQQYQPPPQQQQQQYREQQQQQQQQYRPPPQQQRQPMSPTSPKVPVPTVVHAQFNSPMGLYSAPHIAESYNVQTKGIQEEMKNLDVEDAPVGMKISGTYQPIQEDTGPSGFRSVTAPKFDPSQNQSPKQESMHCVKCGNMVSGVFVKIKGQPYHAQCFTCTSCGVNLKQKGYFVIEGSLFCEIHAKQKAEAPGPNMRQADVVYR; encoded by the exons ATGTCTATCGTGGAATTTAGACCTGCAGAAACTTTGACCATCCGATTAAGCCGACGGGACTCGGGTGTGTCATGGGGATTTCGTCTGCAGGGTGGCACGGATTTTAACATTCCACTGTCTGTACAGTCG gtGAATCCAAACAGTGTTGCTGATAGGGCCGGTCTGCAGGCAGGGGATGGTATCCTATTTATTAACAATGCTAACACAGATCAGCTATCACATGAACAAGCTAAAATGGAGATGATCAGATCTGGCAATGAAATATACATGACTGTAGTCAG AGGTGCTGTAGAAGTATGGAAACCGAAAGTAACAGCCTTGTCGGATCTACGTCCACAAGAATTACGTCAAATAAAGACTGCTACTGGAGATACCATTACAGCAGTCCAGAAAACAGACCTCACCAGAGATGGACCACTG gAGTCATTAAAAATAGGAAGTAGCCACAATCGTTCAGCGAAACCATTTGGACAATCAAGCCAGTATGAACCGCCAAGACCAGAAtaccaacaacaacaacagcaaCAGTATAGACCACCCCCTCAACAACAACAGCAATATCAACCACCTCCTCAACAACAGCAGCAGCAATATAGAGAacagcaacaacaacaacaacaacaatatagGCCACCCCCTCAACAACAACGTCAGCCAATGAGTCCTACATCACCTAAAGTACCTGTTCCAACAGTTGTCCATGCTCAGTTTAATTCTCCAATGGGCTTGTACTCGGCTCCTCATATTGCTGAAAGTTACAATGTACAGACAAAAGGAATACAGGAAGagatgaaaaa CTTAGACGTAGAAGATGCACCTGTAGGAATGAAAATCAGTGGAACATATCAGCCAATACAAGAAGACACAG GACCTAGTGGATTTAGATCAGTGACAGCACCAAAGTTTGACCCCTCACAAAACCAATCACCGAAACAAGAATCAATGCACTGTGTAAAGTGTGGAAATATGGTCAG TGGTGTATTTGTAAAGATCAAGGGACAGCCATACCATGCACAGTGTTTTACATGTACTTCCTGTGGTGTTAATCTAAAACAGAAAG GATATTTTGTGATAGAAGGTAGTTTATTTTGTGAAATCCATGCCAAACAAAAAGCAGAAGCCCCTGGTCCAAACATGAGACAAGCTGATGTTGTTTATCGGTAA
- the LOC134724527 gene encoding PDZ and LIM domain protein 1-like isoform X2 codes for MSIVEFRPAETLTIRLSRRDSGVSWGFRLQGGTDFNIPLSVQSVNPNSVADRAGLQAGDGILFINNANTDQLSHEQAKMEMIRSGNEIYMTVVRGAVEVWKPKVTALSDLRPQELRQIKTATGDTITAVQKTDLTRDGPLESLKIGSSHNRSAKPFGQSSQYEPPRPEYQQQQQQQYRPPPQQQQQYQPPPQQQQQQYREQQQQQQQQYRPPPQQQRQPMSPTSPKVPVPTVVHAQFNSPMGLYSAPHIAESYNVQTKGIQEEMKNLDVEDAPVGMKISGTYQPIQEDTGPSGFRSVTAPKFDPSQNQSPKQESMHCVKCGNMVSGVFVKIKGQPYHAQCFTCTSCGVNLKQKGYFVIEGSLFCEIHAKQKAEAPGPNMRQADVVYR; via the exons ATGTCTATCGTGGAATTTAGACCTGCAGAAACTTTGACCATCCGATTAAGCCGACGGGACTCGGGTGTGTCATGGGGATTTCGTCTGCAGGGTGGCACGGATTTTAACATTCCACTGTCTGTACAGTCG gtGAATCCAAACAGTGTTGCTGATAGGGCCGGTCTGCAGGCAGGGGATGGTATCCTATTTATTAACAATGCTAACACAGATCAGCTATCACATGAACAAGCTAAAATGGAGATGATCAGATCTGGCAATGAAATATACATGACTGTAGTCAG AGGTGCTGTAGAAGTATGGAAACCGAAAGTAACAGCCTTGTCGGATCTACGTCCACAAGAATTACGTCAAATAAAGACTGCTACTGGAGATACCATTACAGCAGTCCAGAAAACAGACCTCACCAGAGATGGACCACTG gAGTCATTAAAAATAGGAAGTAGCCACAATCGTTCAGCGAAACCATTTGGACAATCAAGCCAGTATGAACCGCCAAGACCAGAAtaccaacaacaacaacagcaaCAGTATAGACCACCCCCTCAACAACAACAGCAATATCAACCACCTCCTCAACAACAGCAGCAGCAATATAGAGAacagcaacaacaacaacaacaacaatatagGCCACCCCCTCAACAACAACGTCAGCCAATGAGTCCTACATCACCTAAAGTACCTGTTCCAACAGTTGTCCATGCTCAGTTTAATTCTCCAATGGGCTTGTACTCGGCTCCTCATATTGCTGAAAGTTACAATGTACAGACAAAAGGAATACAGGAAGagatgaaaaa CTTAGACGTAGAAGATGCACCTGTAGGAATGAAAATCAGTGGAACATATCAGCCAATACAAGAAGACACAG GACCTAGTGGATTTAGATCAGTGACAGCACCAAAGTTTGACCCCTCACAAAACCAATCACCGAAACAAGAATCAATGCACTGTGTAAAGTGTGGAAATATGGTCAG TGGTGTATTTGTAAAGATCAAGGGACAGCCATACCATGCACAGTGTTTTACATGTACTTCCTGTGGTGTTAATCTAAAACAGAAAG GATATTTTGTGATAGAAGGTAGTTTATTTTGTGAAATCCATGCCAAACAAAAAGCAGAAGCCCCTGGTCCAAACATGAGACAAGCTGATGTTGTTTATCG ataa
- the LOC134724527 gene encoding PDZ and LIM domain protein 1-like isoform X1: MSIVEFRPAETLTIRLSRRDSGVSWGFRLQGGTDFNIPLSVQSVNPNSVADRAGLQAGDGILFINNANTDQLSHEQAKMEMIRSGNEIYMTVVRGAVEVWKPKVTALSDLRPQELRQIKTATGDTITAVQKTDLTRDGPLESLKIGSSHNRSAKPFGQSSQYEPPRPEYQQQQQQQYRPPPQQQQQYQPPPQQQQQQYREQQQQQQQQYRPPPQQQRQPMSPTSPKVPVPTVVHAQFNSPMGLYSAPHIAESYNVQTKGIQEEMKNLDVEDAPVGMKISGTYQPIQEDTGDDDEVTGVTEHAPLPDTADDNSNSVKCEDNNQHEIINTNPEVERPSGFRSVTAPKFDPSQNQSPKQESMHCVKCGNMVSGVFVKIKGQPYHAQCFTCTSCGVNLKQKGYFVIEGSLFCEIHAKQKAEAPGPNMRQADVVYR; this comes from the exons ATGTCTATCGTGGAATTTAGACCTGCAGAAACTTTGACCATCCGATTAAGCCGACGGGACTCGGGTGTGTCATGGGGATTTCGTCTGCAGGGTGGCACGGATTTTAACATTCCACTGTCTGTACAGTCG gtGAATCCAAACAGTGTTGCTGATAGGGCCGGTCTGCAGGCAGGGGATGGTATCCTATTTATTAACAATGCTAACACAGATCAGCTATCACATGAACAAGCTAAAATGGAGATGATCAGATCTGGCAATGAAATATACATGACTGTAGTCAG AGGTGCTGTAGAAGTATGGAAACCGAAAGTAACAGCCTTGTCGGATCTACGTCCACAAGAATTACGTCAAATAAAGACTGCTACTGGAGATACCATTACAGCAGTCCAGAAAACAGACCTCACCAGAGATGGACCACTG gAGTCATTAAAAATAGGAAGTAGCCACAATCGTTCAGCGAAACCATTTGGACAATCAAGCCAGTATGAACCGCCAAGACCAGAAtaccaacaacaacaacagcaaCAGTATAGACCACCCCCTCAACAACAACAGCAATATCAACCACCTCCTCAACAACAGCAGCAGCAATATAGAGAacagcaacaacaacaacaacaacaatatagGCCACCCCCTCAACAACAACGTCAGCCAATGAGTCCTACATCACCTAAAGTACCTGTTCCAACAGTTGTCCATGCTCAGTTTAATTCTCCAATGGGCTTGTACTCGGCTCCTCATATTGCTGAAAGTTACAATGTACAGACAAAAGGAATACAGGAAGagatgaaaaa CTTAGACGTAGAAGATGCACCTGTAGGAATGAAAATCAGTGGAACATATCAGCCAATACAAGAAGACACAGGTGATGATGATGAGGTCACAGGGGTCACTGAGCATGCTCCCTTACCTGATACAGCAGACGACAACTCTAACAGTGTGAAGTGTGAAGACAATAAtcagcatgaaattattaataCTAATCCTGAAGTGGAAA GACCTAGTGGATTTAGATCAGTGACAGCACCAAAGTTTGACCCCTCACAAAACCAATCACCGAAACAAGAATCAATGCACTGTGTAAAGTGTGGAAATATGGTCAG TGGTGTATTTGTAAAGATCAAGGGACAGCCATACCATGCACAGTGTTTTACATGTACTTCCTGTGGTGTTAATCTAAAACAGAAAG GATATTTTGTGATAGAAGGTAGTTTATTTTGTGAAATCCATGCCAAACAAAAAGCAGAAGCCCCTGGTCCAAACATGAGACAAGCTGATGTTGTTTATCG ataa